From the genome of Amia ocellicauda isolate fAmiCal2 chromosome 14, fAmiCal2.hap1, whole genome shotgun sequence, one region includes:
- the znf668 gene encoding zinc finger protein 668, with the protein MASPQSGVSPPAEQNTPPEEGEEEEEEEEEEEEEEEEKRGGKGRGRQTKQARSYKCSVCQEVFPSAALLRSHRTSHSKEQQLHACAQCTKTFPSRAQLSKHQRSHSAQRPFQCLQCHKAYKTATELRNHLRSHTGEKPFVCTECGKAFMQAICLRIHMTQHSGERPHACPFCAKSYPTLSKLKVHQRSHTGEKPYLCGECGKSFADPSVYRKHRRNHQGHRPYACSQCGKTYTELKDLKNHERSHTGEKPYLCSDCGKAFSRSSSLACHLRIHSQSKPYQCEQCGKGFTQLSSYQSHLRTHSGEKPFLCPQCGKMFSDPSSFRRHQRAHTGFKPYPCDKCAKRFRQPADLAVHQRVHSGQRPYKCQSCEKAFVASWDLRRHMLVHTGLRPFSCTECGKSFAERSSLNKHRRVHSGERPFKCTFCFKAFVVASSLRKHMRTHLTDRPQAVAIPVSDCPPDPTATASDATASDAAATTITTTTLPQFSCQQCEFVFSSWADLHSHEALHPSPGPESTGTHTCATCQAAFSTLAELRAHEKSHPQARPHTCAQCNKGFLNKAGLRKHERIHSTNRPHTCPQCGKAFLFAAYLRKHQRTHRDSYPSPQTEPQGLASPTADAQTLPLTVPLTFQTLSTTTTVFIDKTE; encoded by the exons ATGGCATCTCCCCAGTCAGGGGTCTCCCCCCCTGCAGAGCAGAACACCCCTCCG gaggagggtgaagaagaagaagaagaagaggaggaggaggaggaggaggaggaggagaagcgtGGGGGGAAAGGAAGAGGAAGGCAGACTAAGCAGGCACGCTCCTATAAGTGTTCAGTGTGCCAGGAGGTGTTCCCCAGCGCCGCCCTGCTCCGCTCGCACAGGACCTCCCACAGCAAGGAGCAGCAGCTGCATGCCTGCGCTCAGTGCACCAAAACCTTCCCTAGCCGGGCACAGCTCTCCAAGCACCAGCGCTCACACTCGGCCCAGCGCCCCTTCCAGTGCCTGCAGTGCCACAAGGCCTATAAGACGGCCACCGAGCTGCGCAACCACCTGCGCAGCCACACGGGTGAGAAGCCCTTTGTCTGCACCGAGTGCGGCAAGGCCTTCATGCAGGCCATCTGCCTGCGCATCCACATGACCCAGCACAGCGGCGAGCGGCCCCATGCCTGCCCCTTCTGTGCCAAGAGCTACCCCACCCTCTCCAAGCTCAAGGTTCATCAGCGCTCGCACACTGGAGAGAAGCCGTACCTGTGCGGGGAATGTGGCAAGAGCTTCGCTGACCCCTCTGTCTACCGCAAGCACCGGCGCAACCACCAGGGACACCGCCCCTATGCCTGCAGCCAGTGTGGGAAGACCTACACTGAGCTGAAGGACCTGAAGAACCACGAGCGCTCGCACACGGGCGAGAAGCCCTACCTGTGCTCGGACTGCGGCAAGGCCTTCTCACGCTCATCCTCGCTGGCCTGCCACCTGCGCATCCACTCCCAGAGCAAGCCCTACCAGTGCGAGCAGTGCGGCAAGGGCTTCACCCAGCTCTCCTCCTACCAGAGCCACCTGCGCACCCACTCCGGGGAGAAGCCCTTCCTCTGCCCGCAGTGCGGCAAGATGTTCTCCGACCCGTCCAGCTTCCGCCGGCACCAGCGGGCCCACACCGGCTTCAAGCCCTACCCTTGTGACAAGTGTGCCAAGCGCTTCCGGCAGCCGGCCGACTTGGCGGTGCACCAGCGCGTTCACTCGGGCCAACGCCCGTACAAGTGCCAGAGCTGTGAGAAGGCATTCGTGGCCTCCTGGGACCTGCGGAGGCATATGCTGGTGCACACGGGGCTGCGGCCCTTCTCCTGCACTGAGTGCGGGAAGTCCTTCGCCGAGCGCTCCAGCCTCAACAAGCACCGGCGGGTGCACTCGGGCGAGCGCCCTTTCAAGTGCACCTTCTGTTTCAAGGCGTTCGTGGTGGCGTCCAGCCTGCGCAAGCACATGCGCACCCATCTCACCGACAGGCCCCAGGCCGTGGCCATCCCTGTTTCAGATTGTCCCCCGGATCCCACTGCTACTGCCTCCGATGCTACTGCCTCCGATGCCGCCgccaccaccatcaccaccaccacccttcCTCAGTTCTCCTGCCAGCAGTGTGAGTTTGTCTTCAGCAGCTGGGCCGACCTCCACTCCCATGAGGCCCTTCACCCGTCCCCGGGGCCAGAGAGCACGGGGACCCACACCTGCGCCACCTGCCAGGCAGCCTTCTCCACCCTGGCAGAGCTGCGGGCACACGAGAAATCTCACCCGCAGGCGCGCCCCCATACCTGCGCCCAGTGCAACAAGGGCTTCCTGAACAAGGCCGGCCTACGCAAGCACGAGCGGATCCACTCGACCAACCGGCCGCACACCTGCCCCCAGTGCGGCAAGGCCTTCTTGTTCGCCGCCTACCTGCGCAAGCACCAGCGCACCCACCGGGACTCCTACCCCTCGCCACAGACCGAGCCCCAGGGCCTCGCCTCCCCCACTGCAGATGCCCAAACCCTGCCACTCACCGTCCCCCTGACCTTCCAGACCCTTTCCACCACCACAACCGTGTTCATCGATAAGACTGAGTGA
- the LOC136767937 gene encoding beta-2-microglobulin, with the protein MELKFTIFATLVACFAYLQTGDAIEAMPKVQVYSRNPGEFDKDNTLICHVSGFHPPDIKIDLLKDGHPITDFKQSDLAFEQGWRFHLTKTAPFTPKKGDEYSCRVTHSTIPEGKTYNWEPDM; encoded by the exons ATGGAGCTCAAATTTACTATTTTTGCTACGCTTGTAGCCTGTTTTGCTTATCTACAGACCGGCGACGCGATTGAAG CAATGCCCAAGGTGCAGGTGTACAGCCGCAACCCAGGCGAGTTCGACAAGGATAACACCCTGATCTGCCACGTCAGCGGCTTCCACCCCCCTGACATCAAGATCGACCTGCTGAAGGATGGACACCCCATCACTGACTTCAAGCAGTCCGACCTGGCATTCGAGCAGGGCTGGCGCTTCCACCTGACCAAGACTGCGCCCTTCACTCCCAAGAAGGGTGATGAGTACTCCTGCAGAGTGACACACAGCACCATCCCCGAGGGCAAGACCTACAATTGGG AGCCCGACATGTAG
- the LOC136767942 gene encoding beta-2-microglobulin-like, with protein MKIVLCVALLCVVVHNSAAVQERPKVQVYSRNPGEFDKDNTLICHVSGFHPPDIKIDLLKDGHPITDFKQSDLAFEQGWRFHLTKTAPFTPKKGDEYSCRVTHSTIPEGQTFSWEPDM; from the exons ATGAAGATCGTCCTGTGTGTTGCTCTGCTGTGCGTCGTCGTGCACAACTCGGCGGCAGTACAGG AACGCCCCAAGGTGCAGGTGTACAGCCGCAACCCAGGCGAGTTCGACAAGGATAACACCCTGATCTGCCACGTCAGCGGCTTCCACCCCCCTGACATCAAGATCGACCTGCTGAAGGACGGACACCCCATCACTGACTTCAAGCAGTCCGACCTGGCCTTCGAGCAGGGCTGGCGCTTCCACCTGACCAAGACTGCGCCCTTCACTCCCAAGAAGGGTGATGAGTACTCCTGCAGAGTGACACACAGCACCATCCCCGAGGGCCAGACCTTCAGCTGGG AGCCTGATATGTAA